AGTGCCAAATAGAATAGCCAATTTCCACTGGTATGCTGCCAGCCAAACATTGGCATGTATTGGGTTTTGATATTTGGTGCTTCTATCACGTACAGATAGCTTGTGAGTCCATCTGACAAGCCTAAGGTATAATTTCCCATAAATGCGGTTGATCTCACTATCCATGGCATCTCTTCATCAAAATTACCAAAGTGAGATGTAAGGGATTCCATGGACACATAGAGACCATTCCCAATACTAAAAGTGTAGTCAACCCCTATCATTGCGGTAATAATATCACTTAGGATCAGATACTCCGAATGACTGACCATGATTTCTGTCCATAATCCCAGTACAAAATCTAATCTAAGATCGAAAGCGGCACGTTGTTCGTAGATCACATCTTCAATTAACAGGTTCATTGAATGAAAAGTGAGACCCATGGTACCTGCCGGAATGGGGTATTCAAGTCGGGCACCCAAATCTAACGGCCACTCATCATTGCCTGAAAATATATCACGTCTGGGGTCTGGTGCATCAAGCATGGTCCAGAGACGCAAATTCGATCCATTATTAAAATAATAGCGCCCCATAACCGCCCAGACTCCTGGTGACAGAGCCAGGGGATCTCTGGGATCCAGCTGGTCGAACCATTGCAAGACCCGCAACATGCGTGCCGGTCCAAAATTGATCTTCTGCAGTCCCACCCTGACCTGGGTTCTGGGGGTGTCGTAGCGGAAGGTGAAGCGATACAGTTCGCCATCCATCTTTACCAATGAATCGCCCAGGGAGTAATTGTATACATCAACCGCGGCATCAAACCCCAGTCTGCTAGCTGTGCTGTATTGATAGTCCATCCTCAATTGGGGGATGTAGCGCAGGGTCGTAGGACTCTCATCAAAGGCGCCTGCAAATGAACTGGCGTGGATGACTGATGCCTGTCCCTTCCATTGAAGATCGAAGTCATTCCCCTCTGCAAAAACAAGGGAAAGTGAAAACAGGGTAAAAAGGGTATAGAATTTCAATTTATTAATCCTCTGGCGGAGGTCCTGTGGTTCCAAAGAATAAGAAATTCATGAAATCTTGTGACAGCTTGACCATATCATCCTGATACATGGCCATCATGGCTTCAGATCTGGCATCTGCGGCAACCACTGTCCAGATATGAAGCAAAAAATCCACGGAATAGCCAGGATAAATCTCACCACTATTCTGACCGTCCTCTAAAAAACTACGCATGGCATTCATACTTTGAGCAATCCACTCCTGCATAAAACCCTGGACCAATTCATCTCCACTCAACAAACTTTTATAGAAGATTGGTGTGAAATGACTCACTGCAGATTCCTTCATGGCAATTAATGCTGTCATCTTTTCCTGGAGACTAGCATCAGCTGTCCGGATTTTGTTGAAGACTTCCATCCCTAATTCCAGACGAACAGTCATATACTCGTCTAATACGCAAAATTTATTCTTGAAATATTTATAGAAGGTTACCTTTGAAACGCCTGCCTCACGACAAATCTCCTCAACAGTCACCCGATCATATCCAAACTGCATGAAGAGGTCTTCGGCCGTACGGAGAATGTCCCCCTCCTTTTTTGGTCGATCCTGAAAGTCTGGTAATTGAACCTCTGATAGTATTCGATGTGGCATAAAATGTACGCTTCCCGTATTTTATTTAAACAATCGTCTGGAATATCGACAATATTTTGAACGTGTCAAGGATTATTTTACGGTTAATATAATTTTAATCGTTATTCATTCATTATGAATATGTTCGTAAGTCAACTAATACCAACCAGACTATTTTTCAGTACCTTTATTTGACTCAACGTGTAACATGTTTTGAATGAATATTTTAGGCATATCAGCCTTTTACCACGACAGTGCAGCCTGTCTTATCATAGACGGCAGGATCATTTCAGCTGCCCAGGAAGAACGCTTTACCCGCAAGAAGCATGATCATGGCTTCCCTACCAATGCCATTGAGTATTGCCTGAAAGAAGCTGGCATTGAGCCACAAGATTTGGACTATGTTGCCTTCTACGATAAACCATTTCAAAAATTTGATCGTCTACTCAGCACCTATCTGACTTACGCTCCCCTGGGGTTCGCCTCCTTTCTCAAAGCCATGCCCCTATGGCTAAAACAAAAGCTGTGGATCAAGGATTTTATCGCAGATGAACTGAAATTTGAGGGAAAGATCATTTTTCCCGAACACCACCAATCTCATGCAGCCTCGGCATTTTTCCCCTCCCCTTTTCAGGATGCTGCGTTTCTTACTGTAGATGGCGTGGGAGAATGGACAACCTCCAGTTATGGCGTTGGTGAGAATAATAAGATCGACATCATGGGAGAATTGCACTTTCCCCATTCCCTGGGGTTGCTGTATTCAGCTTTTACCTATTTTACGGGATTCAGAGTTAATTCTGGTGAATACAAACTCATGGGTCTGGCACCTTATGGGAATCCTGTTTACGTCGATATCATCAAAGAGAAGCTTATCGACCTCAAAGATGATGGCTCATTCAAAATGAATATGCAGTATTTCAACTTTGCTGCCGGTTTGACCATGACCAACAGAAAATTCGCGACACTCTTTGGTGGACCTCCACGAAAACCAGAATCAGAAATCACTCAGCGGGAAATGGATATTGCCCGATCCATCCAGGAAATCAGCGAAGAAATACTACTGAAGATGGTCAACCACGTATATAACCAGACCAATAAATCTAATCTGGTCCTGGCCGGTGGCGTGGCCCTAAATTGTGTTGGAAATGGACGCATTTTAAGAGAAGGCCCCTTTGAAAATATCTGGATCCAGCCTGCCGCTGGTGATGCTGGTGGCGCTCTGGGAGCTGCCTTATTTACCTGGCATCAGTATCTTAACCAGGCCAGAGAACCACAATCCAAAAGGGATAGACAGAGGGGATCATATCTAGGACCAGACTTCTCTGACATAGAGATTAAAGCATATTTAGATTCCAAACAAATCCCATACCATCATTTTAAGGACAGCGAACTATTCAGTTCTGTCGCTCAACTCATTGCAGACGAGAAGGTCATTGGTTGGTTTCAAGGTCGCATGGAGTTTGGTCCCCGTGCCCTGGGGAATAGAAGTATCATCGGAGATGCTCGATCCCCTGAAATGCAATCGACCATGAACTTGAAGATTAAATATCGGGAGAGTTTCAGACCATTTGCACCAAGTATTCTCAGCGAAAAGGTAGCAGATGTATTTGATCTTGAACAGGAAAGTCCCTACATGCTCCTGGTGGCTCAGGTAAAAAAGGAGTTGTGGTTAGATATGGATAAGGACCGTTCCGGGTTGTCCATGATTAATTCTCCCAGATCAACGGTACCAGCCATAACACATGTTGACCAGTCCGCCCGAATACAGACCGTCAACCTCCAAGACAACCCCAGATATCATGCACTCATCAGCAGTTTTTACGAACTCACAGGAAGTCCTGTTATCATCAACACCTCCTTCAATGTCCGCGGGGAACCGATTGTCTGCACGCCTGAGGAAGCCTTCACCTGTTTCATGCGAACGGAAATGGATCATCTGGTCCTCGGGAATTATATACTTAATAAAACTGAGCAAACTGCCCTATCCGCCGATGTGGATTGGAAAAAGCAATATGAACTCGATTAGCCGGAGACAGGTATCATGCTGAAGCAGGAGTTGAAAACTATCTGGACAGGAAGGGACCCTGGCCAATTTCGCAAGTTTGGCAAAACCATGGGTATCTTCCTCATACTTAGTGGTTTCATCTCATCATTTTTTGCCCCTGATTATGCAATTCCCATGCTTTTAATTGGAGGTCTCATTTTGCTATTGGGTCTTATATATCCCGCTGCCCTTAGACCTGTTTTTATTCTATGGATGAGTTTTGCTACATCTCTTGGATTTATTATGACTAGAATTATCCTTGGGCTCATCTTTTTTCTTATATTCAGCCCTATTGGTCTGGTATTCAGACTCATCAAAAAAGACCACCTGGATGAGGCTATCGATCATGAGGCTGCTTCCTACTGGAGGATAAGGGACCCCAAACCATATGAACCTGATATGTCAGAGAAACAGTCCTGAGAGATCTTTGGAGCCTTATCAGGCATGAGTAAGCTGTCCATTGCCAAAGAATTCGTCGTTTTTCTCCGCGAAAATAAAAAAACCTGGATGATCCCCATTGTCATGATGTTGTTGTTTCTGGGCGTTATCATTGTGGTGGGACAGGGTAGTTCACTGGCACCCTTCATTTATGCCATTTTTTAAGCACTTGAGATTATCATGAAAAGTAAAAAAAATGTATTCACCATTTTTGCAGCACTCATCCCTGTTGCCTTTCTCGCATTAATAGAATTATCCCTATGGATTGTGGATGCTTATCCTCAACCCCCGCTTTTTTTTGAAGTAACAGAAGGAGATACATCCTTTACTCAAATCAACTCCCAGGTGGGTGAGCGCTATTTCGATAAAGCCATCATGCCGGTTCCCAATCTGTATCCCCAGAAATTTAGTTCGGAAAAACCTGCCGGGACCATACGCATATTCTGTCTTGGTGGCTCCACCACGGCAGGATTCCCCTATGAAATGACTGCACCTTTCCCAAAGCAGCTTGATCTGCTTCTGAAAACAGATTATCCCCAACGAAACTTTGAAGTCATCAATATGGGGCTGTCCGCCATTAACAGTTTTACAGTTGTGGACTGGATTCCTGAAATACTGAAGCAGGACCCTGATTTGATCCTGCTTTATATGGGTCATAATGAGTTTTATGGGGCCTATGGTACGGGCTCCACAATTTCCCTTGGCCATGATGGCAGAATTGTTCGTCTTGCTCTAAAGTTTCAAAAATTCCGGGTCGTACAGATGATCCGCTCCATCATTCGAGGTTTTGCTGATCCCACGCCTTCCGTAGGCAACCCGACCCTCATGGAGAAAGTGATCGATAATAAGTTTATAGAAACCAATTCTGTTCTCAGGATAAAAACACGGGATAATTTTTCAGCGAACTTAGCTGTTATTCTAACAGCATGTAAATCCGCAGGTGTACCGGTTATCCTGAGCAACCTGGTCAGTAACATAAAAGATCAAATGCCTCTGGATGTGACATCCAACCCACAGCAGACCTCAACCAAAGCACACGAGCTATATCTCAAAGGTCTCCGTGAATTTCGACAGGGTGATACAACAACTGCCCACATTTCCCTTACCCGTGCAAAAAATACCGATCAGGTTCCCTTTCGTGGGAATGACTATCTCAACGAGATACTTCAGCTGCAGGCCGGCCGATATGGTCAACCCATTGTGAATATGAAGTCTGCCTTCAGGCGCGCTTCCAATTCGACTATCCCAGGGAATGACTTGTTTTGCGATCATCTCCACTCCAACCCCATTGGTTACCATCTCATGGCACGGGAATTTCGCAAGGCTATGAATAGAATTGATTTGCTACCCATGACTCCCATTCAGGATATAACCATGCAACCGATCTTGGTTACCGACCTAGATT
The genomic region above belongs to Candidatus Neomarinimicrobiota bacterium and contains:
- a CDS encoding TetR/AcrR family transcriptional regulator, translating into MPHRILSEVQLPDFQDRPKKEGDILRTAEDLFMQFGYDRVTVEEICREAGVSKVTFYKYFKNKFCVLDEYMTVRLELGMEVFNKIRTADASLQEKMTALIAMKESAVSHFTPIFYKSLLSGDELVQGFMQEWIAQSMNAMRSFLEDGQNSGEIYPGYSVDFLLHIWTVVAADARSEAMMAMYQDDMVKLSQDFMNFLFFGTTGPPPED
- a CDS encoding carbamoyltransferase, whose translation is MNILGISAFYHDSAACLIIDGRIISAAQEERFTRKKHDHGFPTNAIEYCLKEAGIEPQDLDYVAFYDKPFQKFDRLLSTYLTYAPLGFASFLKAMPLWLKQKLWIKDFIADELKFEGKIIFPEHHQSHAASAFFPSPFQDAAFLTVDGVGEWTTSSYGVGENNKIDIMGELHFPHSLGLLYSAFTYFTGFRVNSGEYKLMGLAPYGNPVYVDIIKEKLIDLKDDGSFKMNMQYFNFAAGLTMTNRKFATLFGGPPRKPESEITQREMDIARSIQEISEEILLKMVNHVYNQTNKSNLVLAGGVALNCVGNGRILREGPFENIWIQPAAGDAGGALGAALFTWHQYLNQAREPQSKRDRQRGSYLGPDFSDIEIKAYLDSKQIPYHHFKDSELFSSVAQLIADEKVIGWFQGRMEFGPRALGNRSIIGDARSPEMQSTMNLKIKYRESFRPFAPSILSEKVADVFDLEQESPYMLLVAQVKKELWLDMDKDRSGLSMINSPRSTVPAITHVDQSARIQTVNLQDNPRYHALISSFYELTGSPVIINTSFNVRGEPIVCTPEEAFTCFMRTEMDHLVLGNYILNKTEQTALSADVDWKKQYELD